In Pseudothermotoga hypogea DSM 11164 = NBRC 106472, the following are encoded in one genomic region:
- a CDS encoding nucleotidyltransferase family protein, with protein MKSLEEIKEILSEHKEEIREKYGVVILGVFGSYARGEQKETSDVDILIEIERPIGLKFFELWDELEKLLGCEVDLVREKLLREEIKSDILKEVERV; from the coding sequence ATGAAGAGCTTAGAGGAGATTAAAGAGATTCTCAGTGAGCACAAAGAGGAGATAAGGGAAAAATACGGTGTAGTTATACTCGGAGTATTTGGCTCTTATGCAAGGGGTGAGCAAAAAGAAACAAGCGATGTAGATATTCTTATTGAAATTGAGAGACCAATTGGGCTCAAATTTTTTGAGTTGTGGGATGAACTTGAAAAGCTTCTTGGTTGTGAGGTTGACCTTGTGAGGGAAAAGCTTCTTAGAGAGGAAATTAAGAGTGATATATTAAAGGAGGTTGAGAGGGTATGA
- a CDS encoding DUF1156 domain-containing protein — translation MERRFIEQSFPLKEVSDISRKEKLVRHGHISTLHIWWARRPLASSRATSYAALILAEDDPAEWNKKQQFIVELSKWENSLNRQIVEKARRDILNANGGKPPRVLDPFAGGGSIPLEALRLGCETHAVEYNPVAVLILKCTLEYPQKYGRVTRIKERVGMVEVERQANRLVEDVKRWGRWVSEESRKELGGYYPEDEDGSIPVGYIWARTVPCQNPSCGIEIPLMRQYWLANKDKKKIFLYPYVDGKQVEFKIVGDGYEAMPKDFDSSKGTVSKAFVVCPACGNVIDDKATRKLFQTGRTGERMIVVVLRKKNSDGKHYRLATERDLEVFRKAEEQLKVKRQKLMEEWGIDPVPDEPLPPKETLGFRVQRYGMFKWGDLFNPRQKLALITFTEKVRQAYKKMIEEGYDEEYAKAVVSYLGLGINRLADRNSSLCRLIPQTEAVGFTYSRQALPMLWDYVEMCVYEHPSGWNSVLDETLENLSHLSQIPPVELEEEKG, via the coding sequence GTGGAAAGAAGGTTCATAGAACAAAGCTTTCCCCTCAAGGAAGTGAGCGATATCTCCCGAAAAGAAAAGCTCGTAAGACATGGACATATCTCCACACTTCATATTTGGTGGGCAAGACGACCCCTTGCGAGTTCGAGGGCAACGTCCTACGCTGCGTTGATCTTGGCCGAGGATGATCCTGCGGAGTGGAACAAAAAGCAACAGTTCATAGTGGAGCTTTCGAAGTGGGAAAACTCGTTGAACCGACAGATCGTCGAAAAGGCGAGGCGAGACATACTCAACGCCAACGGAGGAAAACCACCGAGGGTTTTGGACCCATTCGCGGGAGGAGGCTCGATACCTCTGGAGGCTCTCAGGCTCGGTTGCGAGACACACGCCGTCGAGTACAACCCAGTAGCGGTGCTCATCCTGAAGTGTACCCTCGAATACCCCCAGAAGTACGGAAGAGTGACGAGGATCAAAGAAAGAGTGGGGATGGTCGAGGTCGAAAGACAGGCCAATCGGCTGGTCGAAGACGTAAAGAGATGGGGTAGGTGGGTTTCGGAAGAGTCGAGGAAGGAACTTGGCGGTTACTATCCAGAGGACGAAGACGGTTCGATCCCAGTTGGATACATCTGGGCGAGGACAGTGCCATGCCAGAATCCGTCCTGTGGAATAGAAATACCGCTGATGCGACAATACTGGCTCGCGAACAAGGACAAGAAGAAGATCTTCCTCTACCCGTATGTGGATGGAAAACAGGTCGAATTTAAAATTGTCGGGGATGGGTACGAAGCGATGCCGAAAGATTTCGATTCATCCAAGGGTACCGTCTCCAAGGCATTCGTTGTTTGTCCCGCGTGCGGTAACGTCATAGACGACAAGGCGACTCGAAAACTGTTTCAAACTGGCAGAACAGGGGAGAGGATGATCGTCGTCGTTCTGAGAAAGAAGAATTCAGACGGCAAACACTACAGACTGGCGACGGAGAGAGACTTAGAGGTGTTCAGGAAGGCGGAGGAGCAGCTTAAGGTGAAGAGGCAAAAGTTGATGGAAGAGTGGGGGATCGATCCTGTGCCAGATGAGCCATTACCACCAAAAGAGACACTTGGTTTTCGTGTACAAAGGTATGGCATGTTCAAATGGGGCGACCTTTTCAACCCCCGACAAAAGCTCGCTCTGATTACTTTCACAGAAAAGGTGAGACAGGCATATAAAAAGATGATCGAAGAGGGGTACGATGAGGAGTATGCAAAGGCAGTGGTGAGTTATTTGGGGCTTGGGATAAATAGGTTGGCTGATAGGAATTCTTCCTTATGTCGCTTAATTCCACAAACTGAGGCAGTCGGGTTTACCTATAGTAGACAGGCATTGCCGATGTTATGGGATTATGTAGAAATGTGCGTATATGAACATCCAAGTGGTTGGAATTCTGTACTTGATGAGACGCTAGAGAACCTCTCCCACCTCTCCCAGATTCCGCCTGTCGAATTGGAGGAGGAGAAAGGATGA
- a CDS encoding helicase-related protein: protein MLKEGDIVKGNIANEPVRVDKIVDFGEHVQIVGSTLHTKRYVNRFLRKSELTQLQIVSQTIDFSFPARDAFLFIEATRLKYASLFDPFLAMNVSKIDPLPFQIEAVYGYVLKQPKVRFLIADDPGAGKTIMAGLIIKELRLRKLASRILIVVPGHLKDQWRRELSEKFDEKFTVLDRHTFDAHYGENPWEINDRVITSLDFAKQDDILPTLNSVRWDLVVVDEAHKMAAYSYGNKTEKTKRYRLGEVLSKVANHLLFLTATPHRGDPENFRLFLDLLQPGFFANPEMVEESLKNRDNPLFIRRLKEDLRDFNNNPIFTRRFTNTVKFKLSEREKELYNEVSRYVIEQYNKGLKNDKKKNVAFALVILQRRMASSTFALMKSLERRKRRLEEILAKGQEKQKEYHLDYETLEDLEEEERWKREEEWETLTFATDRDELTGEIKIIQELMKRADDIVRSESEAKLSKLRKAIEDGFKKSSEMGGNAKVLIFTESRDTLEYLVDKIRKWGYKVNYIHGGMKLEERIKAEKLFKEETQIMVATEAAGEGINLQFCHVMINYDIPWSPVRLEQRMGRIHRYGQQKDVYIFNLVTEDTREGEVLAKLLSKLEEIREKLGSDKVFDIIGQIYPDKDFHQLIVDAVTNAKTMDEVLKELDERVKVDPEYIERIKEMLGESLATKYIDHSRIKEMFEKAEEYRLVPEYVEEFFKRAFRRLGGEWEKTRDGFLTVRSILYEIKKIAEKLEFKNKFGILMKSYRKITFDKEKAFREPDSEFVSFGHPLLEALIEWVVTEFREGVKKGSTFEDPSGKYDGLIWFYMGEIVDGRSEVVARKIFAIYDDGKEKREVDPALLWDLVPFEGTVEPLNASESEVLPFVIKAVEKYKEQLRRERERQAEIKRKYGLRSLDYLIGELDAELSELYERQSFGEKVDLAILNKDQQKKSYERAREELEKEIQQEQHLVISFLELLTVVRVVARTADEMIRDEEIERIGIQIAMEYERKHGREPKDVSRENLGFDIRSKGEGEVRYIEVKARAGCGQIALTPNELMKAKQLKNDYWLYIVVNAATNPELYVVNNPAENLKFFEKVEVVRYLVEPEEWKSKGKREV from the coding sequence ATGTTGAAAGAGGGGGATATTGTAAAAGGGAACATCGCGAACGAACCGGTGAGGGTGGACAAAATCGTGGACTTCGGTGAGCACGTTCAAATAGTTGGTTCCACCCTACACACCAAACGGTATGTCAACCGCTTTCTGAGAAAGTCAGAGTTAACGCAGCTACAGATCGTCAGCCAAACCATTGACTTTTCCTTTCCGGCGAGAGACGCTTTTCTCTTCATAGAAGCCACCCGCCTCAAATACGCGTCTTTGTTTGATCCATTCCTTGCGATGAACGTTTCCAAGATCGACCCACTGCCCTTCCAGATAGAGGCGGTCTACGGATATGTTCTGAAGCAACCGAAGGTGAGATTTCTGATAGCCGACGACCCGGGTGCAGGGAAGACGATAATGGCGGGTTTGATAATTAAGGAGTTGAGGCTGAGAAAGCTGGCCTCACGGATATTGATAGTGGTACCAGGACATTTGAAAGACCAGTGGCGGCGAGAACTTTCCGAAAAATTCGACGAGAAGTTCACGGTTTTGGATAGACACACGTTCGATGCCCACTACGGTGAAAATCCCTGGGAAATCAACGACCGGGTGATCACATCCTTGGACTTCGCGAAACAGGACGACATCCTACCAACGCTGAACTCGGTCCGGTGGGATCTAGTCGTTGTCGACGAAGCCCACAAGATGGCGGCTTACTCTTATGGAAACAAGACCGAGAAGACCAAGAGGTACAGGTTGGGAGAGGTTCTTTCGAAGGTGGCAAATCACTTGCTTTTCCTTACTGCAACTCCACACAGGGGAGATCCGGAGAATTTCAGGTTGTTCTTGGACCTGCTTCAGCCAGGTTTCTTCGCAAATCCTGAGATGGTTGAGGAATCTTTGAAAAACCGAGACAATCCGTTGTTCATACGTAGGCTCAAAGAAGACCTTCGAGACTTCAACAACAATCCGATTTTCACCAGGAGGTTCACAAACACTGTCAAATTCAAGCTCTCCGAGAGGGAGAAAGAGCTCTACAACGAGGTGTCGCGCTATGTGATCGAGCAGTACAACAAGGGACTGAAGAACGACAAGAAGAAAAACGTGGCCTTCGCACTCGTGATTCTCCAGAGAAGAATGGCATCGAGCACGTTCGCACTCATGAAGTCTTTGGAGAGGAGAAAGAGAAGGCTCGAAGAAATACTCGCAAAAGGACAGGAAAAGCAGAAAGAATACCACTTGGACTACGAAACGCTTGAGGATCTTGAGGAGGAGGAAAGGTGGAAAAGGGAGGAAGAGTGGGAAACATTGACGTTTGCTACGGATCGAGATGAGCTCACAGGCGAGATCAAGATCATCCAAGAACTGATGAAGAGAGCTGATGACATCGTACGCAGCGAGAGTGAGGCGAAGCTTTCGAAGCTCAGAAAAGCCATTGAAGATGGGTTCAAAAAATCGAGCGAAATGGGTGGAAACGCCAAGGTATTGATTTTTACTGAATCGAGAGACACCTTAGAATACCTCGTTGACAAGATAAGAAAGTGGGGTTACAAAGTCAATTACATCCATGGGGGAATGAAGCTTGAAGAGAGAATCAAGGCGGAGAAGCTTTTCAAAGAAGAGACCCAGATCATGGTTGCGACTGAAGCTGCGGGCGAGGGTATCAACCTGCAGTTTTGTCACGTCATGATTAACTACGACATCCCTTGGAGTCCAGTGCGCTTGGAGCAGAGAATGGGTAGGATCCACAGGTACGGTCAGCAGAAAGACGTGTACATCTTCAACCTGGTCACGGAGGACACCAGGGAGGGCGAGGTCTTAGCGAAACTCTTGAGCAAGTTGGAAGAAATAAGAGAAAAACTTGGCAGCGATAAGGTCTTTGACATAATCGGTCAGATCTATCCTGACAAGGACTTCCACCAGCTGATCGTCGATGCCGTCACGAACGCGAAAACCATGGACGAAGTGTTGAAGGAGTTGGATGAAAGAGTCAAGGTTGACCCAGAGTACATCGAAAGGATCAAGGAGATGCTGGGCGAAAGCCTCGCAACAAAGTACATAGATCATTCAAGAATCAAAGAAATGTTTGAGAAAGCCGAAGAATACAGACTCGTACCCGAGTACGTTGAGGAGTTCTTCAAGAGGGCATTCAGAAGGCTTGGAGGTGAATGGGAAAAAACCAGGGATGGCTTCTTGACGGTGCGATCCATCCTCTACGAAATTAAGAAAATAGCAGAAAAATTGGAGTTCAAGAACAAGTTTGGAATACTCATGAAAAGTTACAGAAAGATCACTTTCGACAAAGAAAAGGCCTTTCGAGAACCAGATTCCGAGTTCGTGTCCTTCGGTCATCCGCTCTTGGAGGCGTTGATCGAGTGGGTGGTGACAGAATTTCGCGAGGGTGTCAAGAAGGGCTCGACCTTCGAAGATCCTTCTGGAAAATACGACGGGCTCATCTGGTTCTACATGGGCGAGATCGTCGATGGAAGAAGCGAGGTCGTGGCGCGCAAGATCTTCGCCATCTACGATGATGGAAAAGAGAAGAGGGAAGTAGACCCAGCCCTCCTCTGGGATCTGGTCCCGTTCGAAGGGACAGTCGAACCGTTGAATGCGAGCGAGAGCGAGGTTCTACCGTTCGTGATAAAAGCCGTGGAGAAGTACAAAGAGCAGCTGCGCAGGGAGAGAGAAAGACAAGCAGAAATCAAGAGGAAGTATGGTTTGCGGTCCCTCGACTACCTAATAGGTGAACTGGACGCGGAGCTCTCGGAACTCTACGAGAGACAGTCCTTCGGGGAAAAGGTGGATCTTGCGATCCTAAACAAGGATCAGCAGAAGAAAAGCTATGAGAGGGCAAGAGAAGAACTCGAAAAAGAAATCCAACAAGAACAACACTTGGTTATCTCCTTCCTGGAGCTCTTGACGGTCGTGAGGGTTGTCGCTCGAACGGCCGACGAGATGATTCGAGATGAAGAGATCGAACGGATCGGAATACAGATCGCCATGGAATACGAAAGAAAGCATGGAAGAGAACCAAAGGATGTCTCGAGGGAGAACCTCGGATTCGATATTCGTTCCAAGGGTGAAGGGGAAGTCAGGTACATCGAGGTGAAGGCGAGGGCAGGGTGTGGTCAAATAGCCCTGACTCCGAACGAGCTAATGAAGGCCAAACAACTCAAGAACGATTATTGGTTGTACATCGTTGTGAACGCAGCGACGAACCCTGAGCTCTACGTCGTCAACAACCCAGCGGAGAACTTGAAGTTCTTCGAGAAGGTCGAGGTCGTTCGTTACCTGGTCGAACCGGAAGAATGGAAGAGCAAAGGAAAAAGAGAGGTGTGA
- a CDS encoding ATP phosphoribosyltransferase regulatory subunit produces MKRIDKLVRSFVDQAMAEGFELFLSPETEVLRDLSQINDNVVFFQAKNGQLFKLRDDYTTTIVEFFNKNASDSLRVWYSGFVYRYDQTGQIQNTFQLGLEIVPYNSPQDSFVVLRVMLESILRSLTDELLVEIGDSRVIEKCVQHVPKKFRKKLFELIDRKDVSELEFFASLNDLDLSDVLKLVEASFTKRSVNQLKEFELDPSIEREIVELVDFLSGFSGVTVEIDFSLARTVEEYDGPTFIFFDLKDPALIAAGGRYRVNERTLGVGGTIFLEEKAWSR; encoded by the coding sequence TTGAAAAGAATCGACAAACTCGTTCGTTCTTTCGTTGATCAAGCGATGGCTGAAGGCTTCGAGCTGTTTCTGAGTCCAGAAACCGAAGTGTTGAGAGATCTTTCGCAGATCAACGACAACGTTGTGTTCTTCCAGGCCAAGAACGGACAGTTGTTCAAGCTCAGAGACGATTACACAACGACCATCGTCGAGTTCTTCAACAAGAACGCATCAGATTCGCTGAGAGTTTGGTACTCAGGTTTCGTTTATCGTTACGATCAAACGGGGCAAATTCAGAACACCTTTCAGCTCGGTTTGGAAATCGTTCCCTACAACTCACCCCAAGACAGTTTCGTGGTCTTGAGGGTCATGCTCGAATCGATCCTCCGCTCGCTCACAGACGAATTGCTCGTTGAGATAGGTGATTCACGGGTGATAGAAAAGTGCGTCCAGCACGTGCCAAAGAAGTTCAGAAAAAAACTCTTCGAGCTCATAGACAGAAAGGATGTGTCTGAATTGGAGTTTTTCGCATCTTTGAACGACCTGGATCTGAGCGACGTGCTGAAACTCGTTGAAGCCAGTTTCACCAAAAGGAGCGTGAACCAGCTGAAAGAATTCGAGCTGGATCCATCGATCGAAAGAGAAATAGTTGAGCTCGTGGATTTTCTGTCGGGATTTTCCGGAGTAACGGTGGAGATAGATTTTTCACTCGCCAGAACCGTTGAAGAGTACGATGGACCCACTTTTATCTTTTTCGATCTGAAAGACCCTGCACTCATCGCCGCCGGTGGAAGGTACAGGGTGAACGAACGCACACTGGGAGTCGGTGGAACGATCTTCTTGGAGGAGAAAGCATGGTCAAGATAG
- the hisG gene encoding ATP phosphoribosyltransferase, whose amino-acid sequence MVKIALAKGRLEDEAFAFLERCDFQFKERSERSLIVEDVEEQLKIFIVKPSDVPTYVFNNVADVGICGTDSIVESQFRLVQPMKLPFGKARMVVAGLEGFKVKNGSVSVATKFPVSAKLYFDSKGLDVKIIKLHGSVELAPIVGLAPLIVDIVQTGRTLKENGLSILDEVYPISAVVTLNDVAYRIKRAEILDFLGRLERGLEREGTR is encoded by the coding sequence ATGGTCAAGATAGCGCTCGCGAAGGGAAGGCTCGAAGATGAAGCGTTCGCGTTCTTGGAAAGATGTGATTTTCAATTCAAAGAAAGGAGTGAGAGATCTCTGATCGTCGAGGACGTGGAGGAGCAGTTGAAGATCTTCATCGTGAAACCTTCGGACGTTCCAACCTACGTGTTCAACAACGTTGCAGACGTCGGTATCTGCGGCACGGATTCGATAGTCGAATCGCAGTTCAGACTCGTTCAGCCCATGAAACTGCCGTTTGGGAAAGCGAGGATGGTCGTGGCGGGCTTGGAAGGCTTCAAGGTGAAGAACGGAAGTGTCAGTGTGGCGACGAAGTTCCCAGTTAGTGCGAAGCTCTATTTCGATTCGAAGGGGCTGGACGTGAAGATCATAAAATTGCACGGGTCAGTGGAGCTCGCACCGATCGTGGGGCTCGCACCTTTGATTGTGGACATCGTCCAGACGGGAAGGACTTTGAAGGAAAACGGACTTTCGATCTTGGACGAAGTGTACCCCATAAGCGCGGTTGTGACGTTGAACGACGTGGCTTACAGGATCAAACGTGCCGAGATTCTGGACTTCCTTGGAAGGTTGGAAAGGGGGCTTGAGCGTGAGGGTACTCGTTGA
- the hisD gene encoding histidinol dehydrogenase, whose translation MRVLVEPTKGQIFEILEERKTNFLNIEENVRLIVENVRKNGQSALDEYISKYEKCALKGEQILVRQEELESAKVEPEFEEACEKLIERLEAFHSMQLERSVWSLTKNGSFTAQLVRPIESVAIYVPSGKKVYFTTLLMCAIPAKIAGIERIVVASPADEEGKLSPYVLHLCRRLGVKEVYKMGGAHAIAALAYGTEVVKKVDKIVGPGNAYVSCAKKLVFGDCGIDSVAGPTELLIVADETADPKLVAIDMLAQAEHDEMAMSVLLTNDEDLLDRTLEELAKQLNELSEPNRSIAQVSLERNGLSILTKDLNNAIEFVNLFAPEHLELFLEDPFSLLPKVKNAGSVFLGSWSAEAFGDYGIGPNHVLPTSTSARFSSGLSVQDFLKRIFVTRVSEEEVLKEGRFYSTLARLEGFEAHARSIEVRMEGSR comes from the coding sequence GTGAGGGTACTCGTTGAACCAACGAAAGGTCAGATTTTCGAAATCTTGGAAGAGAGAAAGACAAACTTTCTGAATATCGAAGAAAATGTGAGGCTCATCGTCGAGAACGTCAGAAAGAACGGTCAGAGCGCTCTGGATGAGTACATTTCCAAGTACGAAAAATGTGCGCTCAAAGGTGAGCAGATCTTGGTTCGACAGGAAGAGCTTGAATCGGCAAAGGTCGAGCCGGAGTTCGAAGAGGCGTGTGAGAAGCTTATCGAACGGCTCGAAGCGTTTCATTCGATGCAACTGGAACGATCGGTGTGGAGCCTGACAAAAAATGGCTCCTTCACGGCGCAGTTGGTTAGGCCCATCGAGAGCGTCGCGATCTACGTGCCCTCGGGAAAGAAGGTCTACTTCACAACACTTCTGATGTGTGCAATTCCTGCGAAAATCGCGGGAATCGAAAGAATCGTTGTAGCAAGCCCAGCTGACGAAGAGGGTAAACTTTCGCCATACGTGTTGCATCTGTGTCGAAGGCTCGGTGTGAAGGAAGTTTACAAGATGGGTGGTGCGCACGCAATCGCAGCACTCGCATACGGAACGGAGGTTGTAAAGAAAGTCGACAAAATCGTCGGACCCGGCAACGCCTACGTTTCTTGTGCGAAGAAGTTGGTCTTCGGTGATTGTGGTATAGACTCGGTAGCAGGCCCCACGGAGCTTTTGATCGTCGCAGACGAAACTGCTGACCCTAAACTGGTGGCAATCGACATGCTCGCACAAGCCGAGCACGACGAGATGGCGATGAGCGTTCTTTTGACGAACGACGAAGATCTGTTGGACAGAACGCTCGAAGAACTCGCAAAACAGTTGAACGAATTGAGTGAGCCGAACAGATCGATCGCTCAAGTTTCGCTCGAGAGAAACGGACTTTCCATCTTGACGAAAGATTTGAACAACGCGATCGAGTTCGTCAACCTTTTCGCTCCAGAACATCTCGAATTGTTCTTAGAAGATCCCTTCTCACTTTTACCAAAGGTCAAGAACGCAGGTTCCGTATTCCTCGGAAGTTGGTCGGCGGAGGCGTTCGGTGACTACGGCATAGGACCCAACCACGTGCTTCCGACTTCGACCAGCGCAAGGTTCTCTTCTGGCTTGAGCGTTCAAGATTTTTTGAAGAGGATCTTCGTAACGCGCGTGAGCGAGGAAGAAGTCCTCAAGGAAGGAAGGTTCTATTCAACCTTGGCGAGGCTTGAGGGCTTCGAGGCACACGCTCGCTCGATCGAAGTGAGGATGGAGGGATCGAGGTGA
- the hisC gene encoding histidinol-phosphate transaminase, which yields MSFKAVVERIRKDVEAYQSETRSPIYLALNENPYPFPEELIRQCFESIDPSKVNLYVDSPSKEFLKELVDYLSTDSWRAREEQISVGNGADEIIYVLLLMFKDLSIYVFPPTYSCYEIFANALGVKVNKVPLRGERIDTKTLKGLLNEDCVVFLPNPNNPTGHLFEEEEIFWLLKTKALLILDEAYFEFSGKTFAPLIEQFQNLAILRTFSKAFSLASQRIGYIVANPSLIDAYNRVRLPYNVSYLGQTFATIALRNKRIFQERVRKIIEERERLKNALRSMGLKVNDSKANFVFVYLERERTERVYRALLKRGITVRKTEFGLRMAVGQPKQNDLLIETLEGSL from the coding sequence GTGAGTTTCAAAGCGGTGGTTGAAAGGATTAGAAAAGACGTCGAAGCGTACCAGAGCGAAACGAGATCTCCTATCTATCTGGCCTTGAACGAGAATCCTTATCCTTTTCCAGAGGAGCTGATCCGACAGTGTTTCGAATCGATCGATCCGTCGAAGGTGAACCTGTACGTCGATTCTCCTTCGAAGGAGTTTTTGAAAGAACTCGTGGACTACCTTTCGACTGATTCTTGGAGAGCGCGAGAAGAGCAGATCAGCGTCGGAAACGGAGCGGACGAGATCATATACGTGCTCTTGCTGATGTTCAAAGACCTCTCCATATACGTCTTTCCTCCAACGTACAGTTGCTACGAGATCTTCGCCAACGCGTTGGGTGTGAAAGTGAACAAAGTGCCGCTCAGAGGAGAAAGAATCGACACGAAGACGTTGAAAGGTCTGCTGAACGAAGACTGTGTCGTGTTCTTGCCGAATCCGAACAATCCGACGGGTCATCTCTTCGAGGAAGAGGAGATCTTCTGGTTGTTGAAGACCAAGGCTCTCTTGATTCTCGATGAAGCGTATTTCGAGTTCTCTGGAAAAACCTTTGCACCTCTGATAGAACAATTCCAGAACCTCGCGATCTTGAGAACCTTCTCGAAGGCTTTCAGCCTCGCTTCTCAGAGGATCGGATACATCGTCGCGAATCCTTCTTTGATCGACGCTTACAACAGGGTCCGTCTGCCGTACAACGTGAGCTATCTGGGTCAAACCTTTGCGACGATAGCGTTGAGAAACAAACGTATTTTCCAAGAACGTGTGAGAAAGATCATCGAGGAAAGAGAAAGACTCAAGAACGCGTTGAGGAGCATGGGTTTGAAGGTGAACGATTCGAAGGCGAACTTCGTCTTCGTCTATCTCGAACGGGAGCGAACTGAGAGAGTCTACAGAGCCTTACTGAAGCGAGGAATCACGGTGAGAAAGACAGAGTTCGGGCTTCGCATGGCCGTCGGTCAGCCAAAACAGAACGATCTTCTAATCGAGACATTGGAGGGATCGTTGTGA
- the hisB gene encoding imidazoleglycerol-phosphate dehydratase HisB, with amino-acid sequence MKIEKQTNRCCVERETLETNIKLWLIDDGKGEFTGSSRIGFLDHMLKTFCRFSTLSLSLEQFEADLHVDMHHGVEDLALVLGTAFRELLDYSRAKRFGYAIVPMDEALTMCSIDLSGRSFLNFQASFETQSIGDFPVELIEEFFRSFSSNARITLHIVKLFGKNSHHIAESMFKAFAIAVRSAIEKIESTQSTKGVID; translated from the coding sequence GTGAAGATAGAAAAACAAACGAATCGATGCTGCGTGGAAAGGGAAACCCTCGAGACCAATATAAAGCTGTGGCTCATAGACGATGGGAAGGGAGAGTTCACTGGATCGAGCAGGATCGGCTTTCTCGATCACATGCTCAAGACGTTCTGTAGATTTTCGACCCTGTCTTTGAGCTTGGAACAGTTCGAGGCGGACTTGCACGTGGACATGCACCACGGGGTTGAGGACCTTGCACTTGTCTTGGGTACGGCTTTCAGAGAGCTCTTAGACTATTCCAGAGCGAAACGTTTTGGCTATGCGATCGTTCCGATGGACGAGGCGCTGACGATGTGCTCGATCGATCTTTCTGGAAGAAGCTTCTTGAATTTTCAGGCTTCTTTTGAAACACAAAGCATCGGTGATTTCCCCGTCGAATTGATCGAAGAGTTCTTCAGGAGCTTTTCCAGCAACGCAAGGATAACTCTGCACATTGTGAAGTTGTTTGGGAAGAACTCACACCACATCGCCGAATCGATGTTCAAAGCCTTTGCTATTGCTGTGAGAAGCGCGATCGAGAAGATTGAATCTACCCAGAGCACGAAAGGGGTGATAGATTGA
- the hisH gene encoding imidazole glycerol phosphate synthase subunit HisH: MAIVSSMPGNVMNLYRALKGLEQSLNVELLEKPSQSSFDVIFLPGVGHFEEAMRRLGENEMDKFLLNQAEKSFIVGICLGMQILFEESEESVSSRSVRGLGLLEGKVTKLKAQVLPHVGWNQVRFQNDKFKDLDGRYFYFVHSYRVLCEESLVVATCEYEEEFPVVVMKDKVLGVQFHPEKSHAVGKAFLKRVLECASSQR, translated from the coding sequence GTGGCCATCGTTTCAAGCATGCCTGGAAACGTGATGAACTTGTACAGGGCCTTGAAGGGGCTCGAACAGAGCTTGAACGTGGAACTTTTGGAAAAACCGTCACAAAGCTCTTTCGACGTGATCTTCTTGCCAGGCGTTGGGCACTTCGAAGAAGCGATGCGACGGCTCGGAGAGAACGAAATGGACAAATTCTTGCTGAACCAAGCTGAAAAGAGCTTCATCGTGGGAATATGTCTTGGTATGCAGATCCTCTTTGAAGAGAGCGAAGAGAGTGTTTCAAGCCGATCGGTTCGAGGCCTTGGTCTGCTCGAGGGCAAGGTAACGAAACTGAAGGCACAAGTTTTACCCCACGTCGGTTGGAATCAAGTGAGATTTCAGAACGACAAGTTCAAGGACCTGGATGGAAGGTATTTTTACTTCGTTCATTCGTACAGGGTCCTGTGCGAAGAATCTTTGGTTGTCGCAACCTGTGAGTACGAAGAAGAGTTCCCAGTGGTTGTCATGAAGGACAAGGTCTTGGGAGTTCAGTTTCATCCGGAGAAGAGCCATGCGGTGGGAAAAGCCTTTTTGAAGAGGGTGTTGGAATGCGCGTCATCCCAGCGATAG